Proteins encoded together in one Branchiostoma lanceolatum isolate klBraLanc5 chromosome 11, klBraLanc5.hap2, whole genome shotgun sequence window:
- the LOC136445113 gene encoding G-protein coupled receptor 54-like, whose amino-acid sequence MTSQNDTGPSNGTEGASDVMSMGLSWKDYVPPIIFALIFLVGVTGNVLVIYVVAFFKKMRTITTCYMVNLAVTDLAFLLCCVPVTAVNYLTTSYVFGEAMCKFVSYMMQVTVQATCLSLALLSLDRYCAILYPYKSLSFRRKKVAIIGNIIVWIASFIMTLPTALYYRLVTYKWNGESLKICRPMYPSEAWAIGYRIYSMLFMYFFPLLIFLFTCSAIVYRLYNRFQPSTQTSDAQGKKNRKSAVLVIGVVAVFAACWLPNHAINLWFLLGSKKELSNAMFWIKVAALILTYANSATNPFIYAMVGDDFRSCLKSTFCGAKETQGATLRTRSNPHVPPAPPVSTGRPLRVPAKLENSPALSHIHVMTVPPFMIIEAETAV is encoded by the exons atgacgtcacagaacgacACCGGCCCTTCCAACGGAACGGAAGGGGCCTCTGACGTCATGTCGATGGGTCTTTCGTGGAAGGATTACGTCCCACCAATCATCTTTGCCCTGATTTTCCTGGTGGGAGTAACGGGTAACGTATTAGTTATCTATGTGGTGGCCTTCTTCAAAAAGATGCGCACCATCACCACTTGCTACATGGTCAACCTGGCGGTGACAGACCTCGCCTTCCTGCTGTGCTGCGTGCCCGTCACCGCGGTCAACTACCTGACGACGTCTTACGTCTTCGGTGAGGCCATGTGCAAGTTCGTCAGCTACATGATGCAG GTGACTGTCCAGGCAACCTGTTTAAGTCTGGCCTTGCTCAGCCTTGACCGCTACTGTGCCATCCTATACCCGTACAAGTCCCTGTCCTTCCGGCGGAAGAAAGTGGCCATCATCGGCAACATCATCGTCTGGATTG CCTCGTTCATCATGACCCTGCCGACGGCCCTGTATTACCGTCTGGTAACCTACAAATGGAATGGAGAAAGTCTGAAGATCTGCCGACCAATGTACCCCTCAGAGGCCTGGGCGATAGGCTATAGGATCTACTCGATGCTGTTCATGTACTTCTTCCCATTGCTTATCTTCTTATTCACGTGCTCAGCCATCGTCTACCGCCTCTACAACCGCTTCCAGCCGAGCACACAGACGTCTGACGCCCAGGGGAAAAAG AACAGGAAGTCTGCGGTTTTGGTGATCGGCGTAGTGGCGGTCTTCGCTGCCTGCTGGCTTCCCAACCATGCCATCAACCTCTGGTTCCTGCTGGGCTCGAAGAAGGAGCTATCAAATGCAATGTTCTGGATCAAG GTGGCTGCGCTGATTCTCACCTACGCGAACTCCGCCACCAATCCGTTCATCTACGCCATGGTGGGGGACGACTTCCGCTCCTGTCTCAAGAGCACCTTCTGCGGGGCCAAGGAGACGCAAGGCGCCACCTTGAGAACGCGTTCGAATCCTCATGTCCCCCCGGCCCCACCTGTGAGCACAGGGCGCCCCCTTCGCGTCCCTGCAAAGCTGGAGAACAGCCCAGCTCTTTCTCACATCCACGTGATGACAGTCCCCCCATTCATGATCATAGAAGCAGAGACTGCAGTGTAA
- the LOC136445327 gene encoding trimethyllysine dioxygenase, mitochondrial-like: MEDVGRWHAALRNFTKYIRDPSNEYWFQLKPGQILLIYNWRVLHGRSAYQGGQRKLGGYYMPRDDFFSKARILKVI, translated from the exons ATGGAGGATGTGGGCCGCTGGCACGCTGCACTGAGGAACTTCACTAAGTATATCCGGGATCCCTCCAACGAGTACTGGTTCCAACTCAAACCAG GTCAAATTCTGCTGATTTATAACTGGCGGGTGCTGCACGGCCGGTCAGCCTACCAAGGAGGACAACGGAAGCTCGGCGGCTACTACATGCCGAGGGATGACTTCTTCAGCAAGGCGAGGATCCTGAAGGTCATCTGA